The sequence TTTCAGGAATTGGTCTCATGTGTTTCTCATGAAATTAATCTGATAATCTTTTAGGCATGGTTTCTGAACGTTTCTTTCTAACAAACTTGTCAGAGTGGGAGATTTGGAAAACtgaacaaaagagtaactttccCGGAGACGTTAGATCTGGACCCGTACATGAGCGAGGCAGGAAATGGGAGTAATTTGTATCATCTGTATGCTGTTGTTGTGCATGTGGACATGCTGAACGCGTCATTTTTCGGCCACTACATTTGCTATACCAAAGATTTTGATGGAAATTGGTACAGGATAGATGATTGCAAGGTAGTATGCTATACCGAAGTTTTCCCTCAAATTTCTTATTTATATCAGAAAACTTGCTGATATGATTTTCATGCACTTTTGGGTTGTGTTGTCTACAGGTCCTTCGTGTTGAATTGGAAGAAGTACTATCCCAGGGAGCTTATATGCTCTTGTATAGCAGGTATTTTAACACGCCTCTCTCTCCCTTTCTCTATCCAAATGCAACGAAGGTTTTACCGCAAAAATTAACAACAGCTGGACCCAAGTTatttatgccagcattattaatCTTCCACAGAAATCCTGTGGATTGGATGTTAATTGAATAGACTGAGTTCTCACTGTTGATTAGTCTAGTGATTCTTTGGACAACTTGTCTTTCTGCCATTGATTGAAGTTGGTCAATGTTGGAATAGTACTCGTTTCTTGGATGTCTTTTTCATGCATTTATCTGTGTGTTGTGGCAGAATTAGTTTTAGTAGTGATCCACTGATCCTTGTTTCTTGAGATATTTTCAAAATGCTTTTCAAGTTTACTAGTTTGTGTATGCAAGGTTTCTTGTTACCCTTTTCATGTCAATGACGAGAAATATCATGATGGAGAAAATGATAAggctcttcttttcttctttgttgaaCAGGAATGGGGCTCGATCAGATTGTGTTAAGCCCTTAAAATCTTCGACGGAGGAGCAGCAAGCAGTTGATGTTGCGAAAGAGGTGCAGGGGTGCTCGGAGGAACCAGTTGGATCGTCCACCATTGCTGAATCTATTGATTTGCTCGAGACTTCTACAAGCAAATCATATGATATCATATGCAAACCTGAAGAGGACTTGAAACTTCCAATGGAGGAGGATCAGCAAAGAGTTTATGTGACAAAAGAACTGCAGGAGTGCTCAGACAAACCACTTGAATTCTGCAGCATTGGTGAATCTATTCTGTTTGAGACTTCTATGAGCCAGTCATGCAATACTAAGTGGCAACCCGGAGACGACTTGAAACCTTCAATAGAGGACGATCAGCAAGCAGTTTATGCTGCGAAAGAACTGCAGGAGTGCTTAGACAATACAGTGGAATCCTGCGGCACTACCGAGTCTATTGATCTGTTTGAGACATCTACGAGAAAATCATTTGATATTCTTCGCCAACCCGGAGCAGACTCTGCTTCTACAGTTGACCCTGCAAATGATATGAAGTTAGATGTTGATTGCATTAAAGCTGATTTGAGAGACCCAATAAACAGTCAACAGGATATAAATTTTGCTAGTACCGAGTCAAATTACTGTCGGAGTTCTCAAACAGCTGAAACTTCATCTGCTTCTTCCAGTAATGTGTTCGTCCCAACTGAGCAATTTCCAGGAACTAATCCTGAAGCAGGGTGCAGTTTTAGGGAGGGAATCACAGCAATGAGTGGTTGCAGTATAGAAGAGGTCACTTCATCAAAATGTTCAGTTGGAGGCTCTTTGCCAGGTGAGGATGGTTTCCATCACATTAAAGATGCATCTTGTGCTGTTCCTATCACTGAATACACTTCCACTAGAGAAACCCTAGACGTGGATAATCCTGCTAGTTGTCCAAGATACCAAAACACCAATTTGGAGAATTTGGAAAAAAATCCATCCATCAGTGTTCCTGTTTCATCCAAGAGAATTGAAGTCAAAGTTTTAGAACCTGCTGGAGATAACAACCCTTGTGGAGTAAAGCGGAAGCCCTTGTTTGCTCGTGGTTTTCTTGACAAGAACAACAGGTGTAGGTCACAAAATGGAAAAGGGAAAACCAAGATGGGATCTAGCGAAGTTGGTCTCTCATGCAAGGTCAAGAGCTACTCCAATGGATTTGCTAAAACTCCTGGTATTCTTTATCAAAATGGTACTATTGAGTGTAATAACCCAAATGATTCAAATTGTAATCCATTAAAATCCAGTTTCGTTGAGGAAAAACCCAAGAAGATGGTCCCAGGTATCGTGGCAAATGGAGATTGCAATGGTGAGAGTTATCACCTGACAGATTTTATGGACAATGAAGCTCCTCCAGTTTCGGCTATCTCTGATATGAATTCCTCATCTGAGTCTCAAAATATGGAGTGTGAAGTGTCAAGCAGTAAATCGGACAATCAGTGTGATTTTGGGGATAGAAATAGAACATCAGCAGTAGTAAGGAATATCTGTTGATTTTCGCTAGACCGTACTTTCTCTCACTCACTAACTTTTTCTTATGATGACGAAATGGTAAATATTGATCGAAGAAGACCGAAGACAAAGAACATTTGTTTGATGACTGTAGTGGTGCTCATCTTATTCTTGATTTTGGAAGGAAAAGGCATCCGGGGTGACAAAAATGCAGGTACTCGCCTTGTTTTTTTTCCTGGTGATTTGGGTGCCTTATAACTACGAATATAATAATTGATTAAATTTTCCCTCCTATTCCGAATGGTAGCCCTCTTTTCATGGTGCCCATCCATTAGAAGATGGTGTTGGTTTATGGTGTGGAATCATTTGTAGAAAAAACCTCAAATGCCTTCCTTCTGCACCATGTTAGGTTTAGCGCTGTCCATTCTTGAAGTCATAATAGACACAATTTGTAGTGTCTGGTAAACTTCTTGATGATTTTTGTTTCTGCCTAGACTCACTGTTGCTATTGTTTATCCACGCTAGAGTGGATGTGGGATCTTACAGCCATCTTTTAACATCTTAACCAAACTGAATCTACTCTATTTCATGATTCCCCGTATATATATTGTGTTTACAAAAAGCAGAGGAAAATTACTTTCCTCGGCAGCTTATAGATCAAGATTCTAATACTCTTTTAAGTTGATTGTTTATACGGAGTAGTAAGAATTCCATAATTAGTCAGGCTTTGACTTTGTAGTTCTCTCCTCTCGAGCCTCGCATGAAAATTGTTGTTCCCAAAATTTAGATGTGAACCAATGTGTCTTGTGTCATGACAAGATTGAAGTAATGTCCATTGTTattgtgttttgttttttttaagcctgtatttttatttttattttttgtgtggTGAAAATCACATTTCAATTTACTCAAACCAAAACGATGATTACACTAGATGACTGCGGCCGCGGTGGGGAGGCCGACcgagaaaaaaaaggaaacactGTTGCAATTGGACTGTAAAAGAAAATTCGtgactaaagtgaaagtatcacttttcttgaaacggagggagtatatcgtTTTATTCGTTGCaaaggaaaattagttgatgcataaaccaaaatatggttacgTAAAGTTTACGCATCCTTTGTGGacattttcgaaaattgtgcctaaaatgataaatatctACGATTTTTTAGTAAAaattctaaatttgatattgttgtttgtacttatTGCGTAAAtttttccaacgagataaaaatggcacggatttttagatatttctttaaaaaaatatgATACATAAGAAATTATAATACAATTTGGCTCTTATATCTATTTTCCGTTCTACTTtgtttatttacgaaaatgtctaatACCTTATTGCGCTTCCTCTTTGGTTTATTTACAAAAATGTCTTATACTTATTTGCCATTCCTTTtcggtttatttacgaaaatgtctaaaggaaaaaagaaaaaaattgatttagaGGAGCAGTGTCGTCCTTTCATCTTTGAACCAAATCCAATCCTTTTTgtgaaattggaaaaaaaaaagaaaaaaaaagtcatgtCCCATATTGACACAAAGTCACCATATATAGAGTCCTctctcgcttcgctcggtcggcctaaTAATTACTTACAAaattatcaaaaacaccaaaatataagataatcaaaacccaaatacaaatgacATCACTTAATTGTTCAAAATTACACCTATTCCACAATTTAGTCGCGTGAATGgattgcaaataaatataaaatttatGAATTGTGCAATGGagacaattttttctttttgctgaaaaaaatgaattaaaaaaagCAAAGTAGTGACTATGAAAGAAAGAAAGTAAGTCCAAACGCTTCCAAAAACTTTCACAGACTATTTAAAGCGAAAATAAATTTTGCCTGACCATTCCACTGACGGGATAAATTCTGACCTATCATTAAAAAACTCAAACATGCCCAACTATGACATGGCCTAACAGTTAAGCGCAACAGTTGCACATTATGAAGTTGTAGCCTGACAGATGGAGCTGCACAGTCCGACGATGTAGCACCAACATGACTGAGACGAGAAAGGCTACTTAGCACATGCAACAACTATgcgatagtgttgcatatccttattcagagttGGCCCAGCTCAGGGAAGGAATAAAGGATGAGTTGCAAATCATGGGATGAATTTGGCATCGTTCCAAGCATTGGCCAAGGCTTGGACAATGCATATGCAACAATGGTGGGGCCAAACAGCCATTGGGGATTATTGCTCGCCAAAAGagatgcaagtgatgcatatgaagcatgAAGTTGAATTAAGCAAGTCAAGACTCAGTTGGCATGATATTTGGGTGTTGGCATCCAAATGAGCTAAGTGCATGATCAGAATGAATAAAACgcaaccattgccagatacttgGCAGAAGTGCAAGTTGAATGAAGCACAACCATTGCTGGACACTTGGCGTAGGCCAAGAGTGAGTGAAGCACAATCATTGTCGAACATTGGCACAGACCAGAGTTCAGTGCAGCATAATGATTGTCGGGTTTGCGTTCAAGCTGTCATTTGcgagtgtgtgtgcatcacacgcatgccaaAGTGAAAGAGCAAGTTAGAAACGGTTATAAAGTGGCTTTATAACCGAGTTTGGCATAGCCTAACCGTTTGAGACAAGTGGCGCCATTCTACACGCCAGTACTAAAGTTAGCAGTTAAAAAGTAAGTCA comes from Papaver somniferum cultivar HN1 chromosome 7, ASM357369v1, whole genome shotgun sequence and encodes:
- the LOC113297765 gene encoding ubiquitin carboxyl-terminal hydrolase 18-like isoform X1, with product MHISGYIPVDLYSFIQFLFTILIILLGLLHLVKNTAKKYFFVDATFDEEVLEEEDKQHNHTQDTIMITAEKFSCASCGTHATKSCNGCKAVRYCSLICQRKHWGSGHKYKCNDFKQRKLNWTSIFSQKGKAFGSGDTSSAVLQRTKKVLFPYEEFVKLFNSDKQGSPPCGLLNCGNSCFANVVLQCLSCTRPLVAYLLEKGHREQCRRNDWCFMCELQIHVERAVESSYPFSPINILSRLPNIGGNLGYGKQEDAHEFMRFAIDTMQSVCLDEFGGEKALHPSSLETTLIQHIFGGQLQSQVTCAECNKISNRNENMMDLTVEIQGEASSLEDCLDQFTVKERLDGENLYKCDGCEDYVKAWKRLSICQAPNILTIALKRFQSGRFGKLNKRVTFPETLDLDPYMSEAGNGSNLYHLYAVVVHVDMLNASFFGHYICYTKDFDGNWYRIDDCKVLRVELEEVLSQGAYMLLYSRNGARSDCVKPLKSSTEEQQAVDVAKEVQGCSEEPVGSSTIAESIDLLETSTSKSYDIICKPEEDLKLPMEEDQQRVYVTKELQECSDKPLEFCSIGESILFETSMSQSCNTKWQPGDDLKPSIEDDQQAVYAAKELQECLDNTVESCGTTESIDLFETSTRKSFDILRQPGADSASTVDPANDMKLDVDCIKADLRDPINSQQDINFASTESNYCRSSQTAETSSASSSNVFVPTEQFPGTNPEAGCSFREGITAMSGCSIEEVTSSKCSVGGSLPGEDGFHHIKDASCAVPITEYTSTRETLDVDNPASCPRYQNTNLENLEKNPSISVPVSSKRIEVKVLEPAGDNNPCGVKRKPLFARGFLDKNNRCRSQNGKGKTKMGSSEVGLSCKVKSYSNGFAKTPGILYQNGTIECNNPNDSNCNPLKSSFVEEKPKKMVPGIVANGDCNGESYHLTDFMDNEAPPVSAISDMNSSSESQNMECEVSSSKSDNQCDFGDRNRTSAVVRNIC